Proteins encoded within one genomic window of Brachybacterium sp. P6-10-X1:
- a CDS encoding HNH endonuclease has product MVDRHKQRAEDQTADATDAVASSAAASDPPASDPSTTAGDTVSAATASGAAADGPAAAGDAGAVLPVRAWAVDARVPLTGERMVKLAGVEPASDQAYRVLHLHATVRERTILYARQQELLVEFFTDDPDTDGLIDEADISAMKIATGMRLTTRQAERLIRDAHRSVDLMPATFTHLAAGDMPEGFHQYLLRHVRSLTDEQVVMVDGHVAGWDLRNISRHTFETHLKTLIVRITAGTLPVPPQTQRRVDLEITDPTCGLATLMVTGPIPEITDLAHRLDVTALVVQKAQRAALHDTDTGEIPFDIDETLRDRGRPLSLAALRYAILTRTMLDTGPVPEPASAYKLLVTVPAMTLLGIEDAPGLIEGLTPIPAEQARALAAGMNTWQRILTDPTTGAYLPATADTYTPTAAMRLQLRLRHPVCAAPGCTRPTALAAEDDHIEEFNHHDATQGGATDLANLHRLCWLHHTIKTAGHIDPHRDSAGNGANSPPATTRPPGPPPELLDFPPGSLHLDPLPLDPLPGPTAPREHAHAVVEPTVTWWDIDDTVHTTTRDDVDLLTPTLARALDTAWAAHHRAREIALHHREIEARRPHRDRVTEQRTAEATRFTQRHHGSSLPDPNTPPDHRHDDPPPF; this is encoded by the coding sequence GTGGTTGATCGACACAAGCAGCGGGCCGAGGACCAGACCGCCGATGCCACCGACGCTGTGGCGTCCAGTGCTGCTGCCTCCGATCCCCCGGCCTCCGATCCCTCGACCACCGCCGGGGACACGGTCTCTGCGGCCACGGCGTCTGGTGCTGCCGCTGATGGCCCTGCGGCCGCTGGTGATGCCGGGGCTGTGCTTCCGGTGCGGGCGTGGGCGGTGGACGCGCGGGTGCCGCTGACCGGTGAGCGGATGGTGAAACTCGCGGGCGTCGAGCCCGCCAGTGACCAGGCCTACCGCGTCCTCCACCTACATGCGACGGTGCGCGAACGCACCATCCTCTACGCCCGCCAGCAGGAACTGCTGGTGGAGTTCTTCACCGACGACCCCGATACCGACGGGCTGATCGATGAGGCCGACATCTCCGCGATGAAGATCGCCACCGGCATGCGCCTCACCACCCGCCAGGCCGAACGACTCATCCGCGACGCCCACCGATCCGTCGACCTCATGCCCGCCACGTTCACCCATCTCGCCGCCGGGGACATGCCCGAAGGGTTCCACCAATACCTGCTGCGCCACGTCCGCTCCCTCACCGACGAGCAAGTGGTGATGGTCGATGGGCACGTCGCCGGGTGGGATCTGAGAAACATCTCCCGGCACACGTTCGAGACCCACCTCAAAACCCTGATCGTCCGCATCACCGCCGGCACCCTGCCCGTGCCGCCGCAGACACAACGACGCGTCGATCTCGAGATCACTGACCCCACGTGCGGGCTGGCCACGTTGATGGTGACGGGGCCGATCCCGGAGATCACAGACCTCGCCCACCGCCTGGACGTGACCGCCCTGGTGGTGCAGAAAGCCCAACGCGCCGCCCTGCACGACACAGACACCGGTGAGATCCCCTTCGACATCGACGAGACCCTCCGCGACCGCGGCAGACCCCTGTCGTTAGCGGCGCTGCGGTACGCGATCTTGACCCGCACGATGCTTGATACCGGCCCGGTGCCCGAACCCGCCAGTGCCTACAAGCTCCTGGTGACCGTCCCGGCCATGACGCTGCTCGGTATCGAGGACGCGCCGGGGTTGATCGAGGGCCTCACCCCGATCCCGGCCGAACAGGCCCGCGCCCTGGCCGCGGGGATGAACACCTGGCAGCGGATCCTCACCGACCCCACCACCGGGGCCTACCTCCCGGCCACCGCCGATACCTACACCCCCACTGCGGCGATGCGACTGCAACTCCGGCTGCGTCACCCCGTCTGCGCCGCTCCCGGCTGCACCCGCCCCACCGCGCTGGCGGCCGAGGATGACCACATTGAGGAGTTCAACCACCATGACGCCACCCAGGGTGGGGCGACGGACCTGGCGAACCTCCACCGCCTGTGCTGGCTGCACCACACGATCAAAACCGCCGGCCACATCGACCCCCACCGCGACAGTGCCGGGAACGGGGCGAACAGTCCCCCGGCAACGACCAGGCCTCCGGGCCCGCCACCGGAACTGCTCGACTTCCCGCCCGGGTCCCTGCACCTGGATCCTCTGCCGTTGGATCCTCTGCCGGGCCCGACTGCCCCGCGCGAGCATGCCCACGCGGTGGTGGAGCCGACCGTGACCTGGTGGGACATCGACGACACCGTCCACACCACCACCCGAGACGACGTCGACCTCCTCACCCCCACCCTCGCCCGAGCACTCGATACCGCCTGGGCCGCCCACCACCGCGCCCGTGAGATCGCCCTCCACCACCGCGAGATCGAAGCCCGCCGCCCCCACCGCGACCGCGTCACCGAACAACGAACAGCAGAAGCCACGCGCTTCACCCAACGCCACCACGGCAGCTCACTCCCCGACCCCAACACCCCGCCCGACCACCGCCACGACGACCCCCCACCGTTCTAG
- a CDS encoding NAD(P)-dependent alcohol dehydrogenase has protein sequence MRALVLQEKNRMAIEEVEPVGSPGPGQVRVAMHTVGICASDVHYWTDGKIGPFVVEEPMILGHEGAGTVVEVGEGVSDLSPGDRVAMEPGVPDPTSRAVKEGNYNVDPGVRFWATPPVDGCLTDEVIHPAAYTYKLPESLSFAEGALIEPFSVGMFAATKAGIKPGDVAAVVGSGTIGIMTALAARAGGASTVYISDVLPEKLALLDGLEGIVPVDATKEDLGERVRTETGGWGPQVVFEATGAAPAYKSLWSMPAPGGRIVLVGMPVEPVPFDIATAQSRGVSLETVFRYANVYQKAIDLAATDAIDLSRFVSETFTFDNSVQAFERFLEGRPTDVKLQITL, from the coding sequence ATGCGCGCACTGGTGCTGCAGGAGAAGAACCGAATGGCCATCGAGGAGGTCGAGCCCGTCGGCTCCCCCGGCCCCGGTCAGGTTCGCGTCGCCATGCACACCGTGGGGATCTGCGCCTCCGACGTCCACTACTGGACCGACGGGAAGATCGGCCCGTTCGTCGTCGAGGAGCCGATGATCCTTGGGCACGAGGGTGCCGGGACGGTCGTCGAGGTCGGTGAGGGCGTCTCCGACCTCTCCCCCGGTGACCGCGTCGCCATGGAGCCCGGCGTCCCGGACCCCACCTCCCGGGCCGTGAAGGAGGGCAACTACAACGTCGACCCCGGTGTGCGGTTCTGGGCCACCCCGCCCGTCGACGGCTGCCTGACCGACGAGGTCATCCACCCCGCCGCGTACACCTACAAGCTCCCCGAGAGCCTCAGCTTCGCCGAAGGCGCGCTCATCGAGCCCTTCTCCGTGGGCATGTTCGCCGCCACCAAGGCCGGGATCAAGCCTGGTGACGTCGCCGCCGTCGTGGGCTCCGGCACCATCGGCATCATGACCGCTCTCGCGGCCCGCGCCGGAGGCGCCAGCACCGTCTACATCAGCGACGTGCTCCCGGAGAAGCTCGCCCTGCTCGACGGGCTCGAGGGCATCGTGCCCGTCGACGCCACGAAGGAGGACCTGGGCGAGCGCGTCCGCACCGAGACCGGCGGCTGGGGCCCGCAGGTGGTCTTCGAGGCCACCGGTGCCGCCCCCGCGTACAAGAGCCTCTGGTCCATGCCCGCCCCCGGCGGCCGGATCGTCCTGGTCGGCATGCCCGTGGAGCCGGTGCCCTTCGATATCGCCACCGCGCAGAGCCGCGGCGTCTCCCTGGAGACGGTCTTCCGGTACGCGAACGTCTACCAGAAGGCCATCGACCTCGCCGCCACCGACGCCATCGACCTCAGCCGCTTCGTCTCGGAGACCTTCACATTCGACAATTCCGTGCAGGCCTTCGAGCGCTTCCTCGAAGGTCGCCCGACGGACGTGAAGTTGCAGATCACGCTCTGA
- a CDS encoding DNA polymerase Y family protein, translating into MMSATTRTVAVTVPDWPLVAALDRHQRRTADETPDDETPDGAPSADPPTDPAVDPAHDPVLLLDQHRVTHASAAAQGTGALPGMTRRAARAACPEALVLEADREHESALFELVAAAVDTIAAGVDVLRPGVLLMSARGPARHQGGEEVLAERILDAVAELTGWDCAVGIADGPFAALLASPPGRIVREGRSADYLAPHPIAALAGAPVGPGWGHRGQPSATRPERRLDLAETVDLLQRLGITTLGELAALPSAAVADRFGPDVATLHLLARGEEPAPPATHHPTQPILAETTLETPLVRTDQAAFIARPLAEELHAMLVDRGLVCTRLRIVARTEGGEEMERTWRHDGALSVADVVDRIRWQCDGWITRSRLGGPATGAITRIGLHPLQLAPAGEGAPALWGSAGEAAVRASRAFARAQGLAGEDAVQVPALVGGRLLADEVQLVPWRGEKPARRDGPWPGSLPRPVPATVFRELPPVVLEDAAGRPVVVTARGLLSASPARLLVTAPGAPVLQRLGLRAGSAHPVLAHGAPAVIDERWWTPHGARSARLQLVVRSAHEEETAVLALSRIGSWMLEGLYD; encoded by the coding sequence ATGATGAGCGCCACCACCCGCACGGTCGCCGTCACCGTCCCGGACTGGCCGCTGGTGGCCGCGCTGGATCGCCACCAGCGCCGCACGGCCGACGAGACCCCCGACGACGAGACCCCCGACGGCGCCCCGTCGGCCGACCCGCCCACTGACCCGGCCGTCGACCCGGCCCACGACCCCGTGCTCCTGCTCGACCAGCACCGCGTCACCCACGCGAGCGCCGCGGCCCAGGGGACCGGGGCGCTGCCGGGCATGACCCGCCGCGCCGCCCGCGCCGCCTGCCCCGAGGCGCTGGTGCTGGAGGCCGACCGGGAGCACGAGTCGGCCCTGTTCGAACTGGTCGCCGCCGCGGTGGACACGATCGCGGCGGGCGTGGACGTGCTGCGCCCCGGGGTGCTGCTGATGTCGGCCCGCGGGCCGGCTCGCCACCAGGGCGGGGAGGAGGTGCTGGCCGAGCGGATCCTCGATGCCGTCGCCGAGCTCACCGGCTGGGACTGCGCCGTGGGAATCGCCGACGGCCCCTTCGCCGCGCTGCTGGCCTCCCCGCCCGGGCGGATCGTGCGTGAGGGCCGCAGCGCCGACTACCTCGCCCCGCACCCGATCGCCGCCCTGGCCGGCGCACCCGTCGGCCCCGGCTGGGGGCATCGCGGCCAGCCCTCGGCGACCCGTCCCGAGCGCCGGCTGGACCTCGCCGAGACGGTCGACCTGCTGCAGCGGCTCGGCATCACCACCCTGGGGGAGCTCGCCGCCCTGCCGTCGGCCGCGGTCGCCGACCGCTTCGGCCCCGACGTCGCGACCCTGCACCTGCTGGCCCGCGGCGAGGAGCCCGCCCCGCCCGCGACGCACCATCCCACCCAGCCGATCCTCGCCGAGACCACGCTGGAGACCCCGCTGGTGCGCACCGACCAGGCGGCCTTCATCGCCCGCCCGCTGGCCGAGGAGCTGCACGCGATGCTCGTCGACCGTGGGCTGGTGTGCACCCGGCTGCGGATCGTGGCCCGCACCGAGGGCGGCGAGGAGATGGAGCGCACCTGGCGGCACGACGGAGCGCTCAGCGTCGCCGACGTCGTGGACCGCATCCGCTGGCAGTGCGACGGCTGGATCACCCGTTCGCGACTCGGCGGCCCCGCGACCGGCGCGATCACCCGGATCGGTCTGCACCCGCTGCAGCTCGCCCCGGCGGGGGAGGGCGCCCCGGCCCTGTGGGGCAGCGCCGGGGAGGCCGCCGTGCGGGCCTCGCGCGCCTTCGCCCGGGCGCAGGGCCTGGCGGGGGAGGACGCCGTCCAGGTCCCCGCCCTCGTCGGCGGGCGTCTGCTGGCCGACGAGGTGCAGCTCGTGCCCTGGCGCGGCGAGAAGCCCGCCCGACGGGACGGGCCCTGGCCGGGCTCCCTGCCGCGCCCCGTGCCCGCCACGGTGTTCCGCGAGCTGCCGCCGGTGGTGCTCGAGGATGCCGCCGGCCGCCCCGTCGTGGTCACCGCCCGCGGGCTGCTCAGCGCCTCGCCCGCCCGTCTGCTGGTCACCGCCCCCGGCGCCCCGGTCCTGCAGCGCCTCGGACTGCGGGCCGGCTCCGCGCATCCGGTGCTCGCCCACGGCGCCCCCGCCGTGATCGACGAGCGCTGGTGGACGCCGCACGGCGCCCGCTCCGCGAGGCTGCAGCTGGTGGTGCGCTCGGCGCACGAGGAGGAGACCGCCGTGC